The genomic region AGCTTTCCACATTTATTGATGTCTTTAACAAAAGCACATTTTTGTTTAATATAATTTACTACAACATCTTCACAATCTCCTCTACTCCCCGAATGCCCTATCGTGCAGCAAAATTCACTTTTCCCTCTTGTGCCAGAACATTCATCTCCGCCATCTATTCCTTGTGAAGCAAAAACAGATGAGGACATTAATGTGTTGAACAAAATTGTAAAAATACTCGAAATAGGGTTATTTCTCATAATATTTATATTAGATTGTTAATTATAAATCTTACTAAAGTGAACCGCCGAGTAATATGTTGGAGGCAAGTTTTTGCTAAGAAAATCAGAAATCTGCTTCTTTTTTCCAACGTCTTTTGGTGACAGAAAAACCAGGAAACGTGGACCCCAATGATGATCGGTCGAACGCTCCGTATCAAATCCAAGTACCTCCGAGCCAGAACCTAGCAATCCAGCAGAGTATTTGAGTCCATGAAATTCTGTTTCGATGAGAGTTTTCACGACCTCTTTGTAAAATTGTTCACACAGTTGTTATCTTGGAATAAACTTTGTCAAATTTGAAGTATTTAGTTTTTTACTAACCTATTCGAACTTTTTGTAGAACGTTTTTTGTAGATAGCAGGTAATTGCCATTCGACTTGCATCAAAATGAGGTGTCGGGAGATTTTTTGGATCTACCCATAGCCACTCATCGCATTTTTCTGGTTCCATTATTTTCAGCTCACCGGAAAAGTCCTGGGCAAGTAAGGCGATCGAAACGTAGTGTAACCCTTCTTTGTTGTAAGTTTCTAAGTTGTTGGTTACGGCTACCACTCGTGGATTTTTAATGTCCAAGTCGGTTTCTTCTTTAATTTCTCTAATCGCGCCATCTTCAAATGTTTCGCCTGGCTCTAGATGCCCGCCTGGAATGGAATAGTATGGAGCATGGCTATTTTTTCTTTTGCCAATAAGGACTTTTCCGTCGTGATTTACAAGAATCACGCCTAATCCAACTCTTGGTATGTTTTTTTGTTTCGTCATATTTTAGAAAGGTTAGTTTAAAAATCTCGCATAACGTTTCCCGATGAAGCGAAGTTTTGCAAATTCCTTATGTAAATTAATATTTATTGGCAAAATTTGGACGGAGAAAACAATAAATTAATTTTAGCTCCGTAACTTTACTATAGTGTCCTTGAGTTTCTTCATCAAATCGTCTTTATCGGTATATTCTATAAATTTATCAGTCACGATTTTTAGTGAGCTAGATGTTCTTTGTCCTGAATGATAAATACAAATAATTGGACACTTTGACAAATCAGCCCACCCAAGCTCGATTCCCAGGCCTGTCGATGGATAAGAAACCTCCGCGATCATTAAGTCGCATGTCTTTATTATATCTCGCGTTACAAAATCACTAGCGTCTTCATAGGCTTCGTGCGGCAAGATAATTTCATGCTCCGTGTTCAATAAGCTTGAACGAATTGGTTCATATAGCTCTTTTTCAAAATCGTAATCGGTAGAGTGTCCAATATATATTTTCATAGAAGAGGGGATAAGATTAATTTATTGTTTTATGTAGTCGCATACACATTGTTAGATGATGTGACATAATGGATATGGAGTCATTTCATATAACGTTAGCGTGTATGCAAAGTATGCCTAAGAACGGAACTGATATTATCTTCTCAAGATTTAAGCGAATAGGCAAATTGGGGCGAGCCATTTTTAGAAATCAGTTGCACTGGACACGACAAAATGGCTCACAGCATAGCTGCTGTTGTGTGATGTAAAAAGAAAAGCGCTATATGCTCTTCATCTGAATCATTTTTGCCATTGCTATATATAAAACAAGACCTACCGAATAAATGATAATATAGGGGGCAATGGCAATCCAACGGTTAATGTAAAACAGATCAACATTTTGAAATGATCTTTCTATTGTCGAACCTACTACAAAAAAACTAAGAGCAACTAATGTATTGAGTAGAATTGTAAAATACTGCCTACTGTCATCAACATGTATTAACTTTGTAATGAAGTAAGCTATTACGATATAAGCAATGGCAAAAATGCTCGTAATTGGCAATTGCAAAATCCATCTGCCATCTGAAGGAACATTTAATAACACATAAATTGTGTTTGCCACAAGAATTATCAAGAAACTAATGATAACTGAATTTGCAATTGTTTTCATATGGGTTTGTTATTAAATAGTAGTAGCATTTTACCATTTCGTTTTGTTTCGTACAACGTTATGGATATGCGGAGTTTTTCTGGAACGTACTGGAGTGAAAGCGCTAGTGTACCCTGGAGTTTGTCCTTCAACCCGTTACTTCTCATCAAGATAAGAATTAATTGCTTCATCAATAATCGTAATATCTTTGATTTTTTTACTTTCAGGATTTTTACTAAATTCTTTAATCCATTCAATACAGTCATCAATATTTTCAACAACTAAATCAGAAAAGGTCAATAGAAAAGGATGAATCCAATCATCGATTTTTGTACCATCAAAAACAATATTTGATCTTCTATGATGTGTATCTTTTGGAATTATTGAAATTACAGGTCTTTTGAAATATTTTGCAATTACCATTTCTTGAGCAGTTCCAGCTCCAAGTTTCTTCTTAGAATCAACGATGATAATATCTGCTGTTTTTACGAGATTAGAATCATGACCAACTAATTGCAAAGG from Candidatus Nomurabacteria bacterium harbors:
- a CDS encoding NUDIX domain-containing protein, yielding MTKQKNIPRVGLGVILVNHDGKVLIGKRKNSHAPYYSIPGGHLEPGETFEDGAIREIKEETDLDIKNPRVVAVTNNLETYNKEGLHYVSIALLAQDFSGELKIMEPEKCDEWLWVDPKNLPTPHFDASRMAITCYLQKTFYKKFE